Proteins from a single region of Diaphorobacter limosus:
- a CDS encoding alpha-ketoacid dehydrogenase subunit beta — translation MAEHNQVQGGVPMTMIQALRSGLDVMMGRDDNVIVYGEDVGYFGGVFRVTEGLQAKYGKTRCFDAPINESGIVATAIGMAAYGLKPVVEIQFADYFYPATDQIVSEAARLRHRSAGDFSAPMVIRMPCGGGIYGGQTHSQSPEAFFTHVCGLRTVMPSNPYDAKGLLISSIECEDPVIFLEPKRLYNGPFDGHHDKPVVPWSKHDMGRVPEGYYNVPLDKAVVFRPGKAVTVLAYGTMVWVAEAAAREAGVDAEIIDLRSLWPLDLDTILESVKKTGRCVVVHEATRTSGFGAELTALVQEHCFYHLEAPIERVTGWDTPYPHAQEWAYFPGPARVAEALKRAVEA, via the coding sequence ATGGCAGAACACAACCAAGTCCAGGGCGGCGTCCCCATGACCATGATCCAGGCGCTGCGCTCGGGTCTGGACGTGATGATGGGTCGCGACGACAACGTCATCGTCTACGGCGAGGACGTGGGTTACTTCGGCGGCGTGTTCCGTGTCACCGAGGGCCTGCAGGCCAAGTATGGCAAGACGCGCTGCTTTGACGCGCCGATCAACGAATCGGGCATCGTCGCCACGGCCATCGGCATGGCGGCCTACGGATTGAAGCCCGTGGTCGAGATCCAGTTCGCCGACTACTTCTACCCGGCCACCGACCAGATCGTCTCCGAGGCGGCGCGCCTGCGCCACCGCTCGGCGGGCGACTTCAGCGCCCCCATGGTGATCCGCATGCCCTGCGGCGGCGGCATCTATGGCGGGCAGACGCACAGCCAGAGCCCCGAGGCCTTCTTCACCCATGTCTGCGGCCTGCGCACGGTCATGCCGAGCAACCCGTATGACGCCAAGGGCCTCTTGATCTCGTCCATCGAGTGCGAAGACCCGGTGATCTTCCTGGAGCCCAAGCGCCTGTACAACGGCCCCTTCGACGGCCACCACGACAAACCCGTCGTGCCCTGGTCCAAGCACGACATGGGCCGCGTGCCCGAGGGCTACTACAACGTGCCGCTGGACAAGGCCGTGGTGTTCCGCCCCGGCAAGGCGGTGACGGTGCTGGCCTACGGCACCATGGTCTGGGTGGCCGAGGCCGCCGCGCGCGAGGCCGGCGTGGACGCCGAGATCATCGACCTGCGCAGCCTCTGGCCGCTGGATCTGGACACCATTCTGGAGTCGGTGAAGAAGACCGGCCGCTGCGTCGTGGTGCACGAGGCCACGCGCACCAGCGGCTTTGGCGCCGAGCTGACCGCGCTGGTGCAGGAGCATTGCTTCTATCACCTCGAAGCCCCCATAGAACGCGTGACGGGTTGGGACACCCCCTATCCGCACGCCCAGGAATGGGCGTATTTCCCCGGCCCGGCGCGCGTCGCCGAGGCCCTGAAGCGCGCAGTGGAGGCATGA
- a CDS encoding dihydrolipoamide acetyltransferase family protein: protein MGIYVIRVPDIGEGIAEVELVTWNVQPGDSVTEDQHLADVMTDKATVEVPSPVHGKVISLGGAVGQVMAVGAELVRLEVEGEGNLKENSAPTPTSKAQAAPVSVAVPAPVATPVAPPASAPAPKAAPARAARPAAVARKEGERPLAAPSVRRRALDLGIDLRLVHGSGPAARIEHHDLDAFAAGGGQAAAVGSQYVERHGEEAIPVIGLRRKIAQKMQDAKRRIPHFSYVEEVDVTELEALRQQLNKIHGATRGKLTLLPFLARAMVLALRDFPQINARFDDDAGVVTRHEGVHLGIAAQTDGGLMVPVLRHAESLDLWACAAGIARVAEGAKSGKLGRDELSGSTITLTSLGALGGIVSTPVINHPEVAIVGVNRMVERPMLRNGQVVARQLMNLSSSFDHRVVDGMDAAQFIQAIRQLLETPALLFVE from the coding sequence ATGGGTATTTATGTAATTCGCGTGCCCGACATTGGCGAGGGCATAGCCGAGGTGGAGCTGGTGACCTGGAATGTGCAGCCGGGCGACAGCGTGACAGAGGATCAGCATCTGGCCGACGTGATGACCGACAAGGCCACCGTCGAGGTGCCGTCGCCCGTGCACGGCAAGGTGATTTCTCTGGGCGGCGCCGTGGGCCAGGTGATGGCCGTGGGCGCCGAACTGGTGCGCCTGGAGGTCGAGGGCGAGGGCAATCTAAAGGAAAATTCGGCTCCAACGCCCACCAGTAAAGCGCAAGCAGCTCCTGTTTCAGTAGCTGTACCTGCGCCAGTGGCGACCCCGGTGGCGCCGCCTGCCAGCGCCCCCGCGCCCAAGGCCGCGCCCGCCCGGGCCGCACGCCCCGCCGCGGTGGCACGCAAGGAGGGCGAGCGCCCGCTGGCTGCGCCCTCGGTGCGCCGGCGCGCGCTGGATCTGGGGATTGACCTGCGCCTGGTCCACGGCAGCGGCCCGGCCGCGCGCATCGAGCACCATGACCTGGACGCCTTTGCCGCCGGCGGCGGCCAGGCCGCGGCCGTGGGCTCGCAGTACGTCGAGCGCCATGGCGAGGAGGCGATTCCCGTCATCGGCCTGCGCCGCAAGATCGCGCAGAAGATGCAGGACGCCAAGCGCCGCATCCCGCATTTCAGCTATGTCGAAGAGGTGGATGTGACCGAGCTGGAGGCCTTGCGCCAGCAGCTCAACAAGATCCACGGCGCCACGCGCGGCAAGCTCACGCTGCTGCCGTTTTTGGCCCGCGCCATGGTGCTGGCCCTGCGCGACTTCCCGCAGATCAACGCGCGCTTTGACGACGACGCCGGCGTGGTCACGCGCCACGAGGGCGTGCACTTAGGCATCGCCGCGCAGACCGATGGCGGCCTGATGGTGCCGGTGCTGCGCCATGCCGAAAGCCTGGACCTGTGGGCCTGCGCCGCCGGCATCGCCCGCGTGGCCGAGGGCGCCAAGAGCGGGAAGCTGGGGCGTGACGAGCTCTCGGGCTCCACCATCACCCTGACCAGCCTGGGGGCCCTGGGCGGCATCGTCAGCACTCCGGTGATCAACCACCCCGAGGTGGCCATCGTCGGCGTCAACCGCATGGTCGAGCGCCCGATGCTGCGCAATGGCCAGGTGGTGGCGCGCCAGCTGATGAACCTGTCGTCCTCGTTCGACCACCGCGTGGTCGATGGCATGGACGCGGCGCAGTTCATCCAGGCGATACGCCAGCTACTTGAAACCCCGGCCCTGCTGTTTGTGGAGTGA
- the lpdA gene encoding dihydrolipoyl dehydrogenase — MKELTTKLLVIGGGPGGYVAAIRAGQLGIPTVLAEGVQLGGTCLNIGCIPSKALIHAAEQFETARHQAAGSQLGIRVADPQIDIAQTVRWKDGIVTRLTGGVGALLRKAGVKVLKGWAQIEDGKTAIVQVDGEAVRVRCEHLLLATGSEPVELPSMPFGGPGGPIWSSTDALSPDILPKRLVVVGAGYIGLELGMAYRKLGVDVTVVEAAQRVLPGYDEELTQPVLDALQKSGIVLHLGCSVQGWDAEHGVHVRSDERAEEFALPAERVLVAVGRRPRTAGFGLESLQLTMAGRHVAIDGHCRTSMRNVWAIGDVTGEPMLAHRAMAQGECVAEQIAGKNRSFAPVAIPAVCFTDPEVVVAGKTPGEARAAGIDCIDAAFPFAANGRAMTLEATGGFVRVVARKSDHVILGWQAVGRGVSELAAAFGQSLELGARLEDVGHTIHAHPTLGEAVQEAALRALGQALHI; from the coding sequence ATGAAGGAATTGACTACCAAACTGCTGGTCATCGGCGGTGGTCCCGGCGGCTATGTGGCCGCGATACGCGCCGGCCAGTTGGGCATACCCACGGTGCTGGCTGAAGGAGTGCAGCTGGGTGGCACCTGCCTGAACATTGGCTGCATACCGTCCAAGGCGCTGATCCATGCGGCCGAGCAGTTCGAAACCGCGCGCCACCAGGCCGCGGGCTCGCAGCTGGGCATACGCGTGGCCGACCCGCAGATCGACATCGCGCAAACCGTGCGCTGGAAGGACGGCATCGTCACCCGCCTCACGGGCGGCGTGGGCGCGCTCTTGCGCAAGGCCGGCGTCAAGGTCTTGAAGGGCTGGGCGCAGATCGAGGACGGCAAGACGGCCATCGTGCAGGTGGACGGCGAGGCCGTGCGCGTGCGCTGCGAGCATCTGCTGCTGGCCACCGGCTCCGAGCCGGTCGAGCTGCCCAGCATGCCCTTTGGCGGCCCTGGAGGCCCGATCTGGTCATCGACGGACGCGCTCTCGCCCGACATCCTGCCCAAACGCCTGGTCGTCGTCGGCGCCGGCTACATCGGCCTGGAGCTGGGCATGGCCTACCGCAAGCTGGGCGTGGACGTGACGGTGGTCGAGGCCGCGCAGCGCGTGCTGCCCGGCTACGACGAGGAGCTGACCCAACCCGTGCTGGACGCGCTGCAAAAAAGCGGCATCGTGCTGCACCTGGGCTGCAGCGTGCAGGGCTGGGATGCAGAGCATGGCGTGCATGTGCGCAGCGACGAGCGCGCCGAGGAATTCGCCCTGCCCGCCGAGCGCGTGCTGGTCGCCGTCGGCCGCAGGCCGCGTACCGCGGGCTTTGGCCTCGAATCGCTGCAGCTGACCATGGCCGGGCGCCATGTGGCCATCGACGGGCATTGCCGCACCTCGATGCGCAATGTCTGGGCGATTGGCGATGTGACCGGCGAGCCCATGCTGGCGCACCGCGCCATGGCCCAGGGCGAATGCGTGGCCGAGCAAATCGCCGGCAAGAACCGCAGCTTCGCCCCCGTGGCCATTCCTGCCGTGTGCTTCACCGACCCCGAGGTGGTGGTGGCCGGCAAGACCCCGGGCGAGGCACGCGCCGCCGGCATCGATTGCATCGATGCCGCCTTCCCGTTCGCCGCCAACGGCCGGGCCATGACGCTGGAGGCCACCGGCGGCTTCGTGCGCGTGGTGGCGAGGAAGAGCGACCATGTCATCCTCGGCTGGCAGGCCGTGGGCCGCGGCGTGTCCGAGCTCGCCGCCGCCTTCGGCCAGTCGCTGGAGCTGGGCGCCCGCCTGGAGGACGTGGGCCACACCATCCACGCCCACCCCACGCTGGGCGAGGCGGTGCAGGAGGCGGCGCTGCGTGCGCTGGGGCAGGCGCTGCATATCTGA
- a CDS encoding LrgB family protein, which translates to MPDFVQLWVYLSSAPLFGLTATLAVYVVAHGLYVRSGQAPWANPVLWSVVVLGTTLMLTKVPYPTYFAGAQFIHFLLGPAVVALGFPLWDRREELARNWGRLLIAALAGGATAAIVAVLAGWAMGLTGEVLRSLAPKSVTAPVAMGVAEKIGGVPALAAVFAVLAGLVGALSAKALFRILGVGTSDADWIARGFGLGTVSHGIGAARALQVNADAGAYAGLALSLQVLLAALLIPLVARYF; encoded by the coding sequence ATGCCTGATTTTGTCCAGCTCTGGGTTTACCTCTCGTCCGCGCCGCTGTTCGGCCTGACGGCCACGCTGGCCGTGTATGTGGTTGCACACGGGCTGTATGTGCGCTCCGGCCAGGCCCCCTGGGCCAATCCGGTGCTGTGGTCGGTGGTGGTGCTGGGCACGACGCTGATGCTCACCAAGGTGCCCTACCCCACCTATTTTGCGGGCGCGCAGTTCATTCACTTCCTGCTCGGGCCCGCGGTCGTGGCGCTGGGATTTCCGCTGTGGGACAGACGCGAGGAGCTGGCGCGCAACTGGGGCCGCCTGCTGATCGCGGCGCTGGCCGGGGGCGCCACGGCGGCCATCGTGGCGGTGCTGGCGGGCTGGGCCATGGGGCTGACGGGCGAGGTGCTGCGCTCGCTGGCGCCCAAATCCGTCACCGCCCCGGTGGCCATGGGCGTGGCCGAGAAAATCGGCGGCGTTCCGGCGCTGGCGGCGGTATTCGCCGTGCTGGCGGGCCTGGTCGGCGCGCTGTCGGCCAAGGCCTTGTTTCGCATTCTGGGCGTTGGCACCAGCGATGCCGATTGGATCGCGCGCGGCTTTGGCCTGGGCACGGTGTCGCACGGCATAGGTGCTGCGCGCGCCCTGCAGGTCAATGCCGACGCCGGCGCCTACGCCGGCCTGGCCTTGAGCCTGCAGGTGCTGCTGGCCGCGCTGCTGATACCGCTGGTGGCCCGCTACTTCTAG
- a CDS encoding CidA/LrgA family protein, producing the protein MRALQGMTWLLTLQLVGEALARLLRLPFPGPVVGMLLLVASLHFRVLREPVHAAATYLLSHLSLLFVPVGVGVITHLDLLRDYGVRLMLVIALSTWAGMAVTTLLVRALVRNPQDARKEGSTDA; encoded by the coding sequence ATGCGCGCACTTCAAGGCATGACCTGGCTGCTGACGCTGCAGCTGGTCGGCGAAGCCCTGGCCCGTCTGCTCAGGCTGCCGTTTCCCGGCCCTGTCGTGGGCATGTTGCTGCTGGTGGCGTCGCTGCACTTTCGCGTGCTGCGCGAGCCGGTGCATGCCGCGGCCACCTATCTGCTGTCGCACCTGTCGCTGTTGTTCGTGCCAGTGGGGGTGGGCGTCATCACCCACCTTGATCTGCTGCGCGACTATGGCGTCAGGCTGATGCTGGTCATTGCCCTGTCCACCTGGGCCGGCATGGCCGTCACGACGCTGCTGGTACGCGCGCTGGTGCGCAACCCGCAGGATGCACGCAAGGAGGGATCTACCGATGCCTGA